Proteins from one Alkalidesulfovibrio alkalitolerans DSM 16529 genomic window:
- a CDS encoding sulfotransferase, which produces MEETMRTERYRKDEDREDLLRRLNGLLAPLDVEIAGAAGILAPRLPVIFIVGAPQSATTLVSQIFSHAGCFGYVSNFVARFYQAPGLGLLLQRALGLEGAAPDSFRSEYGVTSGWGEPHEFGYFWDRWFDLGQGVHKLGPDLLERVDRDGLRAAMGRMEAVDGRPMVFKNNTWCTFQVAFLRQLFPDSLWVVCQRHPLYNAQSIAVGRRLRYGDIRAWWSVRPAQYPELKLLPWWEQVAGQMRHTLDDLEDGLGAVDPADIIRVRYEVLCRDPGAPLREAVQALRRRRIEVVPAEPGVHFAAQDRRVLPDDEWELLHKACLRRFGPVHDGWNMEG; this is translated from the coding sequence ATGGAAGAAACGATGCGCACTGAGCGCTACCGCAAGGACGAGGACCGCGAGGATCTGCTGCGCCGCCTCAACGGGCTTCTGGCGCCCTTGGACGTCGAGATCGCCGGGGCCGCTGGGATCCTGGCCCCGCGCCTGCCCGTGATCTTCATCGTCGGGGCTCCGCAGTCGGCCACCACCCTGGTGAGCCAGATATTTTCCCATGCTGGCTGCTTCGGCTACGTAAGCAATTTCGTGGCTCGCTTCTATCAGGCTCCGGGCCTGGGCCTGCTCCTGCAGCGGGCCCTGGGACTGGAAGGCGCGGCTCCGGACAGCTTCCGCTCCGAGTACGGCGTGACCTCGGGCTGGGGCGAGCCCCACGAATTCGGCTACTTCTGGGACCGCTGGTTCGACTTGGGGCAGGGCGTGCACAAGCTTGGCCCGGACCTGCTGGAGCGGGTGGACCGGGACGGCCTACGCGCGGCCATGGGCCGCATGGAAGCCGTGGACGGGCGCCCCATGGTCTTCAAGAACAACACTTGGTGCACCTTCCAGGTGGCCTTCCTCCGCCAACTTTTCCCGGACAGCCTCTGGGTGGTCTGCCAGCGGCATCCGCTCTATAACGCGCAGTCCATCGCCGTGGGCCGCAGGCTCCGCTACGGCGACATCCGCGCTTGGTGGTCCGTGCGCCCGGCGCAGTATCCGGAACTGAAGCTTCTGCCGTGGTGGGAGCAGGTGGCCGGGCAGATGCGTCACACCCTGGACGACCTGGAGGACGGCCTGGGCGCGGTGGACCCCGCAGACATCATCCGCGTGCGCTACGAGGTCCTTTGCCGGGATCCCGGCGCCCCGCTCCGGGAGGCGGTCCAGGCCCTGCGCCGCCGAAGGATCGAGGTCGTCCCGGCGGAACCTGGGGTCCATTTTGCCGCCCAGGACCGGCGCGTCCTGCCCGATGACGAATGGGAGTTGCTGCACAAGGCCTGCCTGCGTCGGTTCGGTCCCGTCCACGACGGCTGGAACATGGAGGGCTAA
- a CDS encoding radical SAM protein, whose protein sequence is MATHTVICTAPWRTITLAENRYRPCCRIVAGEYSRFPTTQEELMAHVNSPFMRELRRQVHAKEIGGTICESCVRSGMNEPELYDYRHMADPRLLERIDKTRDAVRRGAEVLNEPPLELGFSFPGVCNIHCKMCTVHSYSKLGKRRIGNVFLDDAKALLSSVGFENVATLRIGGGEPLFNPATLEMMEYAAERMHPETVLSTGTNGKELARRIDLLKRFPNLDMNISVDAVGSAYETIRVGIAWETILENLRLVSETARNFPNWHITTRTVLMRTSLPSLPELVGLFLDHGFKPLFAPIFGDFYDENIYWYSGLLADMDWKAHFAEAIAVAKSRGSDGVAGELAFRLAELRRQIEKGDYGYYRASPTQFRRFADWCERHFAGKRIALFGMTEEIGYFLHYYHSVKTSFTIGAIALLEDIPAQVTGVLGIDRVPPETLADWQGPILVSCDSRSFGRYMDYARDTYPMDRVAVLSSDTVEADVPGVLERVGDAPVVLFGAGGFSAMLLRSTHLSRANIVAFSDNDKAKWGTRFEGKPVVAPALIPEVARDVIVCSRAYEYDIARSLQNAHGDRLAVHTLFS, encoded by the coding sequence ATGGCGACTCACACGGTCATCTGCACGGCTCCGTGGCGGACCATCACCCTGGCGGAGAATCGCTACCGCCCTTGCTGCCGGATCGTCGCCGGGGAATACTCCCGGTTTCCGACGACGCAAGAAGAGTTGATGGCGCACGTCAACAGCCCCTTCATGCGGGAACTGCGCAGGCAGGTCCACGCCAAAGAGATCGGCGGGACCATCTGCGAGAGTTGCGTCCGCTCCGGCATGAACGAGCCGGAGCTGTACGACTATCGCCATATGGCGGACCCGCGCCTTCTCGAAAGGATCGACAAAACCCGCGATGCTGTCCGCCGGGGTGCGGAGGTTCTGAACGAGCCTCCCCTCGAACTGGGGTTTTCTTTTCCTGGCGTGTGCAACATTCATTGTAAGATGTGCACGGTGCATTCGTATTCCAAGCTCGGGAAACGGCGGATCGGCAATGTCTTTCTCGACGACGCCAAGGCGCTCCTGTCGTCCGTCGGATTCGAAAACGTCGCGACTTTGCGCATCGGCGGCGGCGAGCCTCTGTTCAATCCGGCCACGCTCGAAATGATGGAATACGCGGCCGAGCGAATGCACCCGGAAACGGTCCTTTCGACCGGAACCAACGGCAAGGAGCTTGCCAGGCGCATCGACCTGCTCAAAAGGTTTCCCAACCTCGACATGAACATCAGCGTGGACGCCGTCGGCTCCGCATACGAGACCATCCGGGTGGGCATCGCCTGGGAGACCATTCTCGAAAACCTGCGCCTGGTGAGCGAAACGGCCAGGAACTTTCCCAATTGGCACATCACCACGCGCACGGTCCTGATGCGCACGAGCCTGCCGAGCCTGCCGGAACTGGTCGGACTTTTTCTCGATCACGGTTTCAAGCCGCTCTTCGCGCCGATCTTCGGCGATTTCTACGACGAGAACATCTACTGGTATTCGGGACTGCTGGCCGACATGGATTGGAAGGCCCACTTTGCCGAGGCCATCGCCGTGGCCAAGTCCCGGGGAAGCGACGGCGTGGCAGGAGAGCTGGCCTTCCGCCTGGCCGAGCTGCGCCGCCAGATCGAGAAGGGCGACTACGGATACTACCGGGCTTCGCCCACGCAGTTCCGGCGGTTCGCGGACTGGTGCGAACGGCACTTCGCCGGAAAACGGATCGCGCTGTTCGGCATGACCGAGGAAATCGGATACTTCCTGCACTACTATCATTCCGTGAAAACCAGCTTCACCATCGGCGCCATCGCCCTGCTCGAAGACATTCCCGCCCAGGTGACGGGCGTGCTCGGGATAGACCGGGTGCCGCCCGAGACACTGGCCGACTGGCAAGGGCCGATTCTGGTCTCCTGCGATTCCCGCAGTTTCGGGCGGTACATGGATTACGCGCGTGACACCTACCCCATGGACCGGGTCGCGGTGCTCTCGTCCGACACGGTCGAGGCCGACGTGCCCGGCGTTCTGGAGCGGGTGGGCGACGCGCCGGTGGTGCTTTTCGGCGCGGGCGGGTTCAGCGCCATGCTCCTTCGCAGCACGCACCTGTCACGGGCGAACATCGTCGCGTTCTCAGACAACGACAAAGCGAAGTGGGGGACCCGTTTCGAGGGCAAGCCTGTTGTCGCCCCGGCCTTGATCCCCGAGGTGGCCAGGGATGTGATCGTCTGTAGCCGTGCCTACGAATACGACATCGCTCGATCCCTGCAAAACGCTCACGGCGACAGGCTGGCCGTACACACGCTATTCTCCTGA
- a CDS encoding glycosyltransferase family 4 protein has protein sequence MAAEIAAACPPQSRPRLVHLFNAFEVGGVERQHMMLVERLAPRFEQACWSYIHGPLEAELDALCIPHRAGDFAVLRDMLDAGTFDCAVVRTNRHAREVAAYFASSSVPVVYIRSFLRWFEGNDTHFDPEFERLSYAYPEHVFFSGPSLQRSARRLGIPIKGGEILFNGVDMARFCAAPRTPPPQDAPLRVGILANIAPHKNQLAAVTVLRPGMEAGWCTLHLAGEEQYPDYARQVREAAAGLPVEFRGYVAQAETFYDDIDVLLLTSTREGWPTVIMEAMAAGLPCVAPDVGDVGILLGSGEHGMLYPAGRFEAVPTLLAELRAPDRYRRYADRARQRGMDFDIDRTCAILERAIRRVIGERAAGEGR, from the coding sequence ATGGCGGCTGAAATTGCTGCGGCATGTCCGCCCCAATCCAGGCCGCGCCTGGTGCACCTCTTCAACGCCTTTGAGGTGGGCGGCGTGGAGCGGCAGCACATGATGCTCGTCGAGCGGCTCGCCCCCCGTTTCGAGCAGGCGTGCTGGTCGTACATCCACGGGCCGCTCGAAGCGGAGTTGGACGCGCTTTGCATCCCCCACCGCGCCGGGGATTTCGCGGTGCTGCGCGACATGCTGGACGCGGGAACCTTCGATTGCGCCGTGGTCCGCACCAACCGCCATGCGCGCGAAGTCGCCGCGTATTTCGCCTCCTCGTCCGTCCCGGTGGTCTACATCAGGAGTTTTCTGCGCTGGTTCGAAGGCAATGACACTCATTTCGATCCGGAATTCGAACGGCTGAGCTACGCCTACCCCGAACATGTCTTTTTCAGTGGTCCCTCACTGCAACGTAGCGCCCGGAGACTGGGCATCCCGATCAAGGGCGGCGAAATTCTCTTCAATGGCGTGGACATGGCCCGCTTCTGCGCCGCGCCGCGCACTCCGCCGCCGCAGGATGCGCCCCTTCGCGTCGGCATCCTGGCCAACATCGCGCCCCACAAGAACCAACTCGCAGCCGTGACGGTGTTGCGGCCGGGCATGGAGGCCGGGTGGTGCACCCTGCACCTTGCGGGCGAGGAGCAGTATCCCGACTACGCCCGGCAGGTACGCGAAGCGGCCGCCGGGCTGCCCGTGGAGTTCCGGGGATATGTTGCCCAGGCCGAGACGTTCTACGACGACATCGACGTCCTGCTGCTCACCTCCACCAGGGAAGGCTGGCCCACGGTGATCATGGAGGCCATGGCCGCCGGGCTGCCGTGCGTTGCGCCCGACGTGGGCGATGTCGGGATACTGCTTGGCAGCGGCGAGCACGGCATGCTCTATCCCGCGGGGCGGTTCGAGGCCGTGCCGACGCTGCTCGCCGAGTTGCGCGCGCCCGACCGGTACAGGCGCTATGCGGACAGGGCGCGCCAGCGCGGGATGGATTTCGACATTGACCGGACCTGCGCGATCCTTGAGCGGGCCATACGGCGCGTCATTGGCGAACGCGCGGCGGGAGAGGGACGATGA
- the asnB gene encoding asparagine synthase (glutamine-hydrolyzing), giving the protein MCGICGLINYDGSPAEVGVLGRMTRAIAHRGPDGEGVWLDGPVGLGHRRLAILDLSDEGAQPMRRGPVCITYNGEIYNFLELRAELEAHGHVFSSRTDTEVVLAAYRQWGEACVTRLNGMFAFAVWDQERRGLFLARDRYGIKPLYYAFFGRSFLFGSEQKAILAHPEARRAMDAEALLEYFTFQNFFTRKTLTRSVEMFPAGCTAFVPATQEERALRFSRYWDFDFREPERPLGEGEYLEELDMLFSRAVKRQLVSDVELGAYLSGGIDSGSITAVAASHLPYIKSFTCGFDLRSASGLELACDERANAEYMSYLFKTEHYEMVLKAGDMERCLPTLAWHLEEPRVGQCYPNFYAAKLASKFVKVVLGGTGGDELFAGYPWRYYRAAVCSDFEDYIDKYYVFWQRLIPNRLIKEVFAPIWGEVGHVWTRDIFRDVFGERRHLPCTPEQSVNNSLYFEAKTFLHGLLTVEDKMSMAHGLENRVPFLDNDLVDFAMRLPVSMKLGNLTEVVRMNENEPGPKGPKYFEKTRDGKMALRRVLGRHVPQDISGGVKQGFSAPDESWFRGESIRYVANRLIKREAAVYEYLDRDAVRRLVMEHLEGKKNRRLLIWSLLNVECWLREYIRGEGRA; this is encoded by the coding sequence ATGTGCGGAATCTGTGGACTGATAAATTATGACGGCTCCCCGGCCGAGGTCGGCGTTCTCGGAAGAATGACGCGGGCGATCGCGCATCGCGGTCCAGACGGCGAGGGCGTGTGGCTGGACGGTCCGGTGGGGCTCGGGCATCGGCGGCTGGCCATCCTGGACCTCTCCGACGAGGGCGCGCAGCCCATGCGGCGCGGGCCTGTCTGCATCACCTACAACGGCGAGATCTACAATTTCCTCGAGCTTCGCGCCGAGCTCGAAGCCCACGGCCACGTCTTTTCTTCGCGCACCGACACCGAGGTCGTCCTGGCCGCCTACAGGCAGTGGGGCGAGGCCTGCGTGACGCGCTTAAACGGCATGTTCGCCTTCGCCGTCTGGGACCAGGAGCGGCGAGGCCTGTTCTTGGCCAGGGACCGCTACGGCATAAAGCCGCTGTATTACGCCTTCTTTGGCCGAAGCTTCCTGTTTGGTTCCGAGCAGAAGGCGATCCTGGCCCACCCCGAGGCCAGGCGCGCCATGGACGCCGAGGCCCTGCTGGAATACTTCACCTTCCAGAACTTCTTCACGCGCAAGACCCTGACCAGGAGCGTAGAGATGTTTCCGGCCGGATGCACGGCCTTCGTGCCCGCCACGCAGGAGGAGCGCGCCCTGCGCTTCTCGCGCTACTGGGACTTCGACTTCCGGGAGCCGGAAAGGCCGCTTGGCGAGGGCGAGTATCTCGAAGAACTGGACATGCTCTTCAGTCGAGCAGTCAAGCGGCAACTCGTCAGCGACGTGGAACTCGGGGCCTATCTGTCCGGCGGCATCGACTCGGGCTCCATCACCGCGGTGGCGGCCTCGCACCTGCCCTACATCAAGAGCTTCACCTGCGGCTTCGACCTGCGCTCGGCCTCGGGCCTGGAGCTGGCTTGCGATGAGCGGGCCAATGCCGAGTACATGTCCTACCTCTTCAAGACCGAGCACTACGAGATGGTGCTCAAGGCGGGCGACATGGAGCGCTGCCTGCCCACCCTGGCCTGGCACCTGGAAGAGCCCAGGGTGGGGCAGTGCTACCCCAACTTCTACGCGGCCAAACTGGCCTCGAAGTTCGTCAAGGTGGTGCTCGGCGGCACGGGCGGGGACGAATTGTTCGCGGGCTATCCCTGGCGCTATTACCGCGCCGCCGTGTGCAGCGATTTCGAGGACTACATCGACAAGTACTACGTCTTCTGGCAGCGGCTGATCCCAAACCGCCTCATCAAGGAGGTCTTCGCGCCCATCTGGGGCGAGGTCGGCCACGTCTGGACGCGCGACATCTTCCGCGACGTTTTCGGCGAACGCAGGCACCTGCCCTGCACGCCGGAGCAGTCCGTGAACAATTCGCTCTATTTCGAGGCCAAGACCTTCCTGCACGGCCTGCTCACGGTGGAGGACAAGATGTCCATGGCTCACGGCCTGGAGAACCGGGTGCCGTTCCTGGACAACGACCTCGTGGATTTCGCCATGCGCCTGCCGGTGTCCATGAAGCTCGGCAACCTCACCGAGGTCGTGCGGATGAACGAGAACGAGCCCGGCCCCAAGGGGCCTAAGTACTTCGAGAAAACCCGTGACGGAAAAATGGCGCTGCGCCGAGTGCTCGGCCGCCATGTGCCGCAGGACATCTCTGGCGGCGTCAAACAGGGCTTTTCCGCGCCGGACGAGAGCTGGTTCAGGGGCGAGAGCATCCGCTACGTGGCCAACCGGCTCATCAAGCGCGAAGCCGCAGTGTACGAGTATCTGGACCGCGACGCGGTGCGACGGCTGGTCATGGAGCACCTGGAGGGCAAGAAGAACCGCCGCCTGCTGATCTGGTCGCTGCTCAACGTGGAGTGCTGGCTGCGCGAGTACATCCGCGGCGAGGGGAGGGCCTGA
- a CDS encoding DegT/DnrJ/EryC1/StrS family aminotransferase, which translates to MIPHLRPTIEAEDFQAMQRVMSGRMLAEGALAGELARRLSALAGGAGGVACGSGTQALVLALLAAGVGTGCRVALPTYVCPSLLAAIRHVGARPVFCDIAHDLLLDPDQALAAAQTCEALIVPHILGRWRDFSALRGHKAVVIEDFAQFLCPGEDFPGLVGDLSIFSLQATKVLCAGEGGVVVAAEPGLVDRLADLKRIDGSIYALNLWPLSDLQAALGLAQLDRLRDFTARRARVAEAYLSLLRDLPGLSWPAAVRCMHFRFPVLVPEGRGVEGLMAAFESRGVAVRRPVDILTHRFEPGVRDEDFPVAREVWDRTLSLPIYPGLGDGELEMVLNVARGVLGRMG; encoded by the coding sequence ATGATCCCCCATTTGCGACCGACCATCGAAGCGGAGGACTTCCAGGCGATGCAACGGGTTATGTCCGGCCGCATGCTGGCCGAGGGCGCCCTGGCCGGGGAACTGGCCCGGCGTCTGAGCGCGCTGGCCGGAGGCGCCGGGGGCGTGGCCTGCGGGTCCGGAACCCAGGCCCTAGTCCTGGCCTTGCTGGCGGCGGGAGTCGGAACGGGCTGCCGAGTTGCCCTGCCTACCTATGTTTGCCCCAGCCTGCTGGCGGCCATCCGCCATGTGGGCGCCCGGCCCGTGTTCTGCGACATCGCTCATGATCTTCTGCTGGACCCGGACCAGGCCCTGGCGGCCGCCCAGACTTGCGAGGCCCTCATCGTGCCCCACATCCTAGGGCGCTGGCGCGACTTCTCCGCGCTACGCGGCCATAAGGCCGTGGTCATCGAGGATTTCGCTCAGTTCCTCTGCCCTGGCGAGGACTTTCCGGGACTTGTCGGCGATCTGAGTATCTTTTCCCTGCAGGCCACCAAAGTTCTTTGCGCCGGGGAAGGCGGGGTGGTCGTGGCAGCCGAGCCCGGGCTAGTGGACCGGTTGGCGGACCTTAAACGTATCGACGGTTCGATATACGCCCTCAACCTCTGGCCCCTGAGCGACCTGCAGGCCGCTCTGGGCCTGGCCCAACTCGACCGGCTCCGAGACTTCACGGCCCGCCGCGCCCGCGTGGCCGAGGCGTACCTGTCCCTGCTTCGGGATCTGCCGGGCCTGTCCTGGCCCGCAGCCGTGCGCTGTATGCATTTCCGTTTTCCCGTGCTCGTGCCCGAGGGCCGCGGGGTGGAGGGACTCATGGCAGCTTTCGAGAGTCGCGGCGTGGCGGTGCGGCGACCTGTGGACATCCTGACCCACCGTTTCGAGCCCGGGGTCAGGGACGAGGACTTTCCCGTGGCGCGAGAGGTCTGGGATCGTACCTTGTCCCTGCCCATCTATCCGGGCTTGGGCGACGGGGAGTTGGAGATGGTGCTCAATGTGGCCCGGGGCGTCCTGGGTCGGATGGGTTAG
- a CDS encoding glycosyltransferase: MTDGAVRAVSRPRVAFVGNQDNNAYRLCRWLRELGFDSHLFIHPDNLTQRRSHPALVSPGLDIAACPWTHIYSDLDAWYPYFGKTPASRRIENDFDAVVTSGSSVMFGLQFDRIPVFHIALGGDVRDIPRIGWFGPHPFDEKIRGFIFRKALRHCTRIFSGMSGGTAMTMRELRMQGRVTFVSLPEDQRHNLDVRDETLLARLNDAYGRYDKVFLWLSRLNYQVRDNQYKGADSFLQAFARIAKTRNVRAVVARHGNDADAFHALAGELGVLEHIDFVDHLSFWELATYLSISNAVVFDSLQPGSNAIGGLTREALSVGACVVRQINIEIISVLYGSRVPLRVAHDADDCHAAMLHYLDMSAEEFAALRESVLTWAGEHLDYRRSFAMRQIACELTTYAWANTLLHREFAVSRRGERAILFVQRLLLMAQRKFRTLLRRNDGG; this comes from the coding sequence ATGACGGACGGTGCGGTCAGGGCCGTATCCAGGCCCCGCGTGGCCTTTGTGGGCAACCAGGATAACAACGCCTATCGCCTGTGCCGCTGGCTCAGGGAACTCGGATTCGACAGCCACCTGTTCATTCATCCGGACAACCTGACGCAGCGGCGGTCGCATCCGGCGCTGGTCAGTCCGGGGCTGGACATCGCCGCCTGCCCGTGGACGCACATCTATTCCGATCTCGACGCGTGGTATCCGTATTTCGGCAAGACCCCGGCGTCCAGGCGAATCGAGAACGACTTCGACGCGGTCGTGACCAGCGGCTCGTCCGTCATGTTCGGCCTGCAGTTCGACCGGATTCCGGTGTTCCACATCGCCCTGGGCGGCGACGTGCGCGACATCCCGCGCATCGGGTGGTTCGGCCCGCATCCCTTTGACGAGAAGATACGGGGCTTCATCTTCCGGAAGGCGCTTCGTCACTGCACCCGCATCTTCAGCGGCATGTCCGGCGGCACGGCCATGACCATGCGCGAACTGCGCATGCAGGGCCGGGTCACCTTCGTCAGTTTGCCCGAGGACCAGCGACACAACCTCGACGTGCGCGACGAGACCCTCCTGGCCCGTCTGAACGACGCCTACGGCCGGTACGACAAGGTCTTCCTCTGGTTGTCACGCCTCAACTACCAGGTCCGGGACAACCAGTACAAGGGGGCGGACAGCTTTCTGCAGGCGTTCGCGCGGATCGCGAAGACGCGCAACGTGCGGGCGGTGGTCGCGCGGCACGGCAACGACGCCGACGCCTTCCACGCCCTGGCCGGGGAACTGGGCGTGCTGGAGCATATCGATTTCGTCGATCATCTTTCGTTCTGGGAACTGGCGACCTATCTCTCCATTTCGAACGCCGTGGTCTTCGACAGTCTGCAGCCTGGGAGCAACGCCATCGGCGGTTTGACGCGCGAAGCCCTGTCCGTGGGCGCATGCGTGGTGCGCCAGATCAACATAGAAATAATCAGCGTCCTGTACGGTTCGCGTGTTCCGCTACGCGTGGCGCACGATGCCGACGACTGCCATGCGGCCATGCTTCACTATCTCGACATGAGCGCCGAGGAGTTCGCGGCGCTTCGGGAATCGGTCCTGACCTGGGCCGGGGAGCACCTGGACTACAGGCGGTCCTTTGCCATGCGGCAGATCGCGTGCGAACTGACGACTTACGCCTGGGCCAACACGCTCCTGCACAGGGAGTTCGCTGTGTCTCGCAGGGGGGAGCGCGCGATCCTGTTCGTCCAGCGTCTTCTCCTCATGGCCCAAAGAAAGTTTCGCACCCTGCTCCGGAGAAACGATGGCGGCTGA
- a CDS encoding acyltransferase, which translates to MKVTIIIPPKVRGKWIVREDKYVAPGNKQIVPRTAQQLAERIGRCSVVGAGSVVTRDVPAHSIVGGVPARILGTVAVEGDAVEFYTTSGANGERR; encoded by the coding sequence ATGAAAGTGACCATCATCATCCCCCCCAAGGTGCGCGGCAAGTGGATCGTCCGCGAGGACAAGTACGTCGCGCCCGGCAACAAACAGATCGTGCCGCGCACGGCCCAGCAATTAGCCGAGCGCATCGGCCGGTGCAGCGTGGTGGGCGCCGGGTCGGTGGTCACCAGGGACGTTCCCGCCCACTCCATTGTCGGCGGGGTTCCGGCCAGGATTCTCGGGACGGTTGCGGTCGAGGGGGACGCGGTGGAATTTTACACGACCAGCGGCGCAAACGGGGAGCGGCGATGA
- a CDS encoding GNAT family N-acetyltransferase yields the protein MLRVERLPVRSLPDYDGLLAVSPAAMMTHSPEWLDMLGEVTGAEAQLIAAWDSDGLVGVLPYVISPDQGEGRVINSLPFFGSHGGPVCRPGLDGSDVLEALAGEFDQVARESGCRSATFILTPVETRLEDLRRILRPDAEDWRLGQIAPLPGDPERILPDLVEGKRRNNIRNAQRKGVTVRERCDDEALDWLRAMHERGIGGRGGLTKPEAFFAWAARSARSGGMCSFLFAEKDDCIAAGMLVARFGDCWEYLVPAMDAAVQDSNALSLLVYEGMRRAAGAGAARWNFGGTWDTQEGVHRFKRQFGAEDRPYHYLIRIYDPALAGMTRARLSEAFPFFYSLPFRMCAS from the coding sequence ATGCTCCGGGTCGAGCGTCTCCCGGTCCGCAGCCTCCCGGACTACGACGGCCTCCTGGCCGTGTCTCCGGCGGCCATGATGACCCACTCCCCGGAGTGGCTGGACATGCTCGGGGAAGTCACAGGCGCCGAGGCCCAACTCATCGCCGCTTGGGACAGCGATGGGCTGGTCGGCGTCCTACCGTATGTGATTTCGCCCGACCAGGGGGAAGGCAGGGTCATCAACTCCCTGCCGTTCTTCGGCAGCCACGGCGGCCCCGTGTGTCGGCCCGGCCTGGACGGCTCGGACGTTCTGGAGGCTCTGGCCGGGGAGTTCGACCAGGTGGCTCGTGAGAGCGGCTGCCGCTCCGCCACTTTCATCCTTACACCCGTCGAAACCCGCTTGGAGGATTTGCGCCGGATTCTGCGCCCGGACGCGGAAGACTGGCGCCTGGGCCAGATAGCCCCGCTTCCCGGGGATCCGGAACGCATCCTGCCGGACCTAGTGGAGGGCAAGCGGCGCAACAACATCCGCAACGCCCAGCGCAAAGGGGTGACCGTGCGCGAGCGCTGCGACGACGAAGCCCTGGACTGGCTGCGGGCCATGCACGAGCGGGGTATCGGCGGCAGGGGCGGCCTGACCAAACCCGAAGCCTTTTTCGCCTGGGCCGCGCGTTCGGCGCGCTCGGGCGGCATGTGCTCGTTCCTCTTCGCCGAGAAGGACGACTGCATCGCCGCAGGCATGCTCGTGGCCCGCTTCGGCGATTGCTGGGAGTACCTAGTCCCGGCCATGGACGCTGCGGTGCAGGATAGCAACGCCCTTTCCCTCCTGGTCTACGAGGGCATGCGCCGGGCCGCCGGGGCTGGGGCCGCGCGGTGGAATTTCGGAGGCACCTGGGATACACAGGAGGGCGTGCACCGCTTCAAGAGGCAGTTCGGGGCGGAGGACCGTCCCTACCACTACCTCATCCGGATCTACGATCCGGCCTTGGCCGGAATGACCAGGGCGCGGCTGTCCGAGGCCTTTCCCTTCTTTTACAGCTTGCCCTTCAGGATGTGCGCGTCATGA
- a CDS encoding acylneuraminate cytidylyltransferase family protein — MTGERAASRPEVLAIIPARGGSKGLPRKNALMLGDRPLVAWSVSVARAARNITRVVVSTDDPEIADIAREYGAEVPFLRPAHLSGDRADVGLALQHIRNGLFERERYRPLGQVVLYPTHPFRRRSTIEHLVDTLLAGYETVSTVRRIDTPQERFFCEEGGLLHPYGEAEVAMALAPHVRTYGYCYGRYLDFSAAGHYQHVLTDPVELIDIDAEEDLELARKVLEHNLFDFEL; from the coding sequence ATGACGGGCGAGCGCGCGGCATCGCGGCCGGAAGTCCTGGCCATCATCCCGGCCCGCGGCGGCTCCAAGGGGCTACCCAGGAAGAACGCCCTCATGCTTGGCGACAGACCCCTCGTGGCGTGGTCCGTGAGCGTGGCCAGGGCGGCGCGCAACATCACGCGGGTGGTCGTGTCCACCGACGACCCCGAGATCGCGGACATCGCCAGGGAATACGGGGCCGAGGTGCCGTTCCTGCGCCCGGCCCACCTGAGCGGCGACAGGGCGGACGTGGGGCTGGCCTTGCAACACATCCGCAACGGCCTCTTCGAACGGGAGAGATACCGGCCGCTGGGGCAGGTGGTGCTCTACCCCACGCACCCATTCCGCAGGCGCTCCACCATCGAACACCTCGTGGACACGCTGCTGGCCGGGTACGAGACGGTCTCCACCGTCCGGCGGATCGACACGCCGCAGGAGCGGTTCTTCTGCGAGGAGGGCGGTCTGCTGCATCCCTACGGCGAGGCGGAGGTGGCCATGGCGCTGGCGCCGCACGTGCGCACCTACGGATACTGCTACGGCAGGTATCTGGATTTTTCGGCCGCCGGACACTACCAGCACGTGCTCACCGATCCCGTCGAACTCATCGATATCGACGCGGAGGAAGATCTGGAACTGGCCAGAAAGGTATTGGAACACAACCTGTTCGATTTCGAATTATGA